One Ostrea edulis chromosome 2, xbOstEdul1.1, whole genome shotgun sequence genomic region harbors:
- the LOC130051503 gene encoding uncharacterized protein LOC130051503, which translates to MRSKYWIPGVHKIIKRVKENCVVCRKRDKVLVQQQMGVLPSFRLSPAPPFYNCAVDMFGPYTIRDTVKKRTHGKAYGVLFNCLNCRGVYVDLAEGYDTGSFLVVFRRFISLRGNPKRMISDAGTQLVAAGKELKKYGIEWNVIKSADAPWENGCSESLIKSVKRCLEIAVGDSILTFSELQAVFFEVANLVNERPIGTKVCDPNEGTYLCPNDLLLGRSSARVPQIEMDERCNPRLRWKFIQQLVDAFWKRWIRDYFPTLIVRQKWHTNRRNLKRGDLVLVQDANLIRGKWKLAQVAEAEPGTDGKVRDVTVRYKNVGPGASYTGCTDTIIRRSVHRLVVILPTDECD; encoded by the coding sequence CAAATGGGTGTCTTACCTTCTTTTAGACTGAGCCCAGCACCTCCATTCTACAACTGTGCCGTTGACATGTTCGGACCATATACCATACGTGACACAGTCAAGAAGCGGACACACGGAAAGGCATATGGTGTATTGTTTAACTGTCTTAACTGCAGAGGTGTTTATGTTGACCTGGCTGAAGGTTACGACACGGGAAGTTTCCTTGTTGTGTTCAGGAGATTCATATCTCTTCGTGGCAACCCGAAACGAATGATTTCTGATGCAGGCACACAATTAGTAGCTGCGGGAAAGGAACTAAAGAAGTATGGAATAGAATGGAATGTCATTAAATCTGCGGATGCACCGTGGGAAAATGGGTGCAGTGAATCGTTGATCAAGTCTGTGAAGAGGTGTCTTGAAATTGCTGTTGGTGATTCGATTTTGACATTTTCGGAATTGCAAGCTGTGTTTTTTGAGGTTGCAAATTTGGTGAATGAGAGACCTATTGGAACCAAGGTGTGTGATCCAAATGAAGGAACGTACTTATGCCCAAATGACTTGTTATTGGGTAGATCCAGTGCACGAGTTCCTCAGATTGAAATGGATGAACGTTGCAACCCACGGCTCAGGTGGAAGTTTATTCAACAGCTGGTTGATGCTTTTTGGAAGAGATGGATCAGAGATTATTTCCCCACTCTAATTGTTAGACAGAAGTGGCATACAAACAGGAGGAATCTGAAACGGGGTGATCTGGTTTTAGTTCAGGACGCCAACTTGATTCGGGGGAAATGGAAGCTTGCCCAAGTTGCTGAGGCAGAGCCAGGAACAGACGGAAAGGTTCGAGATGTTACAGTGCGATACAAAAATGTAGGTCCCGGCGCAAGCTATACTGGATGTACTGACACTATCATTCGTAGATCCGTCCATCGACTTGTTGTAATACTACCTACTGATGAATGTGATTAG